A genome region from Salvia splendens isolate huo1 chromosome 19, SspV2, whole genome shotgun sequence includes the following:
- the LOC121778196 gene encoding peroxisome biogenesis protein 1-like isoform X4: MEFEVRAVGGIESCFVSLPLSLIQTLQTGYLPPILALELRSDDRLWQVAWCGAASNSPSSIEIARHYADCIGLSDRTSVKVRVISNLPKATLVTVEPLTEDDWEILELNSELAESVILKQVGVVHEQMKFPLWLHGQTVVTFLVMSIFPQNPVVQLVPGTEVAVAPKRRKSPSLQSPDEGHTIAKAQLRIQDSDNKSVYKYEENGVEMDVVLTFGVYVHPETAKKYSFSSCQLVEISPRSLSKNNKKKLQSRSKSNENEANNGIHNDKRNSPQHLIVHLLLCESVSKGHIMLAQSLRLYLGVELHSWVHVKGCITSAKKDIPPFSISPYHFKIFEKNQFMENNSPEVASNREHHKQKDSLDSISSNAELGVSDWSMHDKVVAALSSGLSHDEVEATATKTRERHRKLGHRNGLSDLLRVRCIAQLETFASNSAEDVSSLVIGSKNLLHLKVKYESLPINCKIQTSGKSFPRNRNQAEDAWVDILYMLSLVDESLHDGVYNTYELAFDKDCGSNFSSKTLDMLLEKLQLGDMLFSHVAPSVFPGNVLCASSSSLDWMGTAPSDVNHRLISLLSPTSGMLFSIYNLPLPGHILICGPAGSGKTLLAKASAKYIEGCKDILAHVVFVSCSRLTLEKPSTIRQELSSNISEALVHAPSVIILDDLDSLVASSSDLEGSQPSSSSAAFIEFLADILDEGKQRSFCGTGPIAFIATVQSLTNFPQSLSCSGRFDFHINLPAPAAAERSAILKHEMEKRSLQCSDDLLSDIASKCDGYDAYDLEILVDRSVHAAIGRSLSANLGSKDNRKPTLIWDDFQQAMENFLPVAMRDITKPAKEGGRSGWEDVGGLNDIRNAIKEMIELPSKFPNIFAQAPLRLRSNVLLYGPPGCGKTHIVGAAAAACSLRFISVKGPELLNKYIGASEQAVRDIFSKAAAAAPCLLFFDEFDSIAPKRGHDNTGVTDRVVNQNWMVLKS; the protein is encoded by the exons ATGGAGTTTGAGGTGAGAGCAGTGGGAGGAATCGAGAGCTGCTtcgtctctctccctctctccctcatcCAAACCCTTCAGACCGGTTACCTCCCTCCAATTCTAGCGCTCGAGCTCCGCTCCGACGATCGCCTCTGGCAAGTCGCGTGGTGCGGCGCCGCATCGAATTCCCCTTCCTCAATTGAG ATAGCTCGTCACTATGCGGATTGCATTGGATTGAGCGATCGGACCTCGGTTAAAGTGCGTGTGATCAGTAATTTGCCTAAAGCTACGCTTGTGACGGTTGAGCCGCTCACGGAGGATGATTGGGAGATTCTGGAGCTCAATTCGGAGCTTGCTGAAAGTGTTATTTTGAAGCAG GTTGGAGTTGTACACGAACAAATGAAATTTCCATTGTGGTTGCATGGACAAACAGTTGTCACATTTCTTGTTATGTCAATCTTTCCCCAGAATCCAGTAG TTCAACTTGTTCCTGGAACTGAAGTTGCAGTAGCTCCGAAGAGACGTAAAAGTCCGTCCCTGCAATCTCCAGATGAGGGTCACACAATTGCTAAAGCACAACTTCGGATCCAAGATTCAGATAATAAGTCAGTTTATAAATATGAGGAAAATGGTGTTGAAATGGACGTAGTACTCACATTTGGTGTTTATGTCCATCCAGAAACagctaagaaatattctttcaGTTCTTGTCAGCTTGTAGAGATATCTCCACGGTCTCTATCcaaaaataacaagaaaaagCTGCAATCTAGAagcaaatcaaatgaaaatgaagCCAATAATGGGATTCATAACGATAAGCGGAATTCCCCCCAGCATCTCATCGTCCATCTATTATTATGTGAATCAGTGTCAAAAGGGCACATAATGCTAGCTCAGTCTCTTCGCCTGTATTTGGGGGTAGAATTACACTCAT GGGTACATGTTAAAGGGTGTATCACTAGTGCAAAAAAAGACATACCTCCCTTTTCTATTTCACCATATCATTTCAAGATATTTGAAAAGAATCAGTTTATGGAGAATAACAGCCCAGAAGTTGCAAGCAACCGCGAGCACCATAAACAAAAAGATAGTCTTGATAGTATTAGTTCAAATGCAGAACTGGGTGTTAGTGATTGGTCTATGCACGACAAGGTTGTTGCCGCACTTTCTTCTGGACTTTCTCATGATGAGGTTGAAGCCACAGCTACTAAGACTAGGGAAAGACACAGGAAACTTGGTCATAGAAATGGTTTATCAGATCTTTTACGTGTGAGGTGTATAGCCCAGCTTGAAACTTTTGCTTCAAATTCAGCAGAAGACGTAAGCTCATTGGTTATAGGAAGCAAAAACTTACTTCATTTAAAAGTCAAATATGAGAGTTTGCCTATAAATTGCAAGATACAAACATCTGGTAAAAGTTTCCCCAGAAACAGAAACCAGGCTGAAGATGCATGGGTTGATATCCTTTATATGCTGTCACTTGTTGATGAATCTTTGCATGATGGAGTCTATAATACCTATGAACTTGCATTTGACAAAGACTGCGGGAGCAACTTTTCTTCAAAAACTTTAGACATGTTGCTAGAGAAGCTGCAGCTGGGTGATATGTTATTCTCTCATGTTGCCCCTTCAGTATTTCCTGGAAATGTCCTTTGTGCTTCAAGTTCTTCATTGGACTGGATGGGTACAGCTCCATCTGATGTAAATCACA GGTTGATCTCTTTGTTATCTCCTACTTCTGGAATGTTGTTCAGTATCTATAATCTGCCGTTGCCTGGGCATATTCTAATATGCGGACCTGCA GGTTCTGGAAAAACATTATTGGCTAAAGCCTCTGCAAAATATATTGAAGGCTGTAAAGATATTTTGGCACATGT AGTCTTTGTTTCTTGTTCTAGGCTCACTCTGGAGAAGCCTTCAACTATTCGTCAAGAACTTTCTAGCAACATCTCTGAAGCACTGGTTCATGCACCTTCTGTCATCATCTTGGATGATCTTGACAGCCTTGTTGCATCTTCCTCGGATCTGGAGGGGTCTCAACCTTCATCATCTTCTGCAGCATTCATTGAGTTTCTTGCTGATATATTAGATGAG GGAAAGCAAAGGAGCTTTTGTGGGACTGGTCCCATTGCATTCATTGCTACTGTGCAATCCCTGACTAATTTTCCACAGAGCTTGAGCTGTTCTG GACGGTTTGACTTTCATATCAATCTTCCTGCACCTGCAGCTGCTGAACGGTCAGCTATATTGAAGCATGAGATGGAGAAACGATCATTGCAATGTTCTGATGATCTCCTGTCAGATATAGCATCAAAATGTGATGGATATGATGCTTATGATCTG GAAATACTGGTAGACCGATCCGTGCATGCAGCCATTGGTCGCTCATTATCTGCTAATTTGGGATCTAAAGATAATAGAAAGCCTACTTTGATTTGGGATGACTTTCAGCAAGCAATGGAAAATTTTCTACCGGTGGCCATGCGAGACATCACTAAACCAGCTAAAGAAGGTGGTCGCTCTGGTTGGGAAGATGTTGGTGGTCTTAATGACATTCGAAATGCTATTAAAGAG ATGATTGAGCTACCTTCAAAATTTCCCAACATATTTGCACAAGCACCATTAAGATTGCGATCCAATGTTCTCTTATATGGTCCTCCTGGTTGTGGGAAAACACATATTGTTGGTGCAGCTGCTGCAGCATGTTCACTAAGGTTCATCTCAGTGAAAGGGCCTGAATTGCTTAACAAGTATATTGGTGCTTCTGAACAAGCT GTTCGGGATATCTTCTCAAAAGCAGCTGCAGCAGCTCCCTGCCTTCTCTTTTTTGATGAATTTGATTCTATCGCTCCGAAGAGAGGACATGATAATACCGGTGTAACTGATAGAGTTGTCAATCAG AATTGGATGGTGTTGAAGTCTTGA